Sequence from the [Bacteroides] pectinophilus genome:
ATTTATTGGGGCATTACTTCTTATACCAAAGGACTTATGACTTTTGCAGGAGATGTTACCACGAATCGTGGAGGATTTTACTTGCTTGGAGATATTGAGTTTGACGGAAGTGCTTCTGGCAACATCATGGGAGTAACAACAAAGCGTGGAACCAATACGGCAACACTCAGCGGTTTTATGATTGATGCTAAAGGAGTTTCTTTTACCGCACCTGATGTATCATCTTCTCTGACTTATTGATTATGTCTGTACTTATTATCGAGGAAAAGCCACCTCATTTTACAGATGTGGAGTTTGAATACAAAGGAATTGAATTTAAAGCACAAATCTGTCTGTTAGACACCGGAAAAGTGATGATTTCTTTTCGTGTACCCAAAAATGAATTAGAGCAAAACCTGTGTAAAGGTTTGCTTAATTCTCGTGGTACAAAATTGGATATAAAAATAAATCATTTACCAATGTGTGCAAACGTAGATACTTGCTCCTTTGCAATTCTCAAAGGCTCATCATTATTCTCCGATTTCAGCATTACTGTCGAGAACAATCTGATTCTCAGAGAGGATAGTATCTGACCTCAAATTTGTAATCTTCCCTCTGGCAGAAAAAGGCTACGCCCGTATCAGCAGTAATGCCGATACGGGCGTTTTTAAAAAGGTGAATTTTTATAATATTACTCATCATTTGAGCAAATAAAGCAAATCGCTATATCCCGACTTCATAAGTAATTGTTTGAAACCAGAAAGCACTTCTTCTTTTGTATAATTGTTGTTTTCCAAAAACTTATTATCTTTTTCACTAAGGTACTGATAAAAAAGAGCCACCTCTATTACCTCGTTATTGTTTGTATAGTCAATGCTATCTAAAAGTATGTTCTCTGCTTCGTTAATTTTTCCTA
This genomic interval carries:
- a CDS encoding DUF6483 family protein; protein product: MIDLGKINEAENILLDSIDYTNNNEVIEVALFYQYLSEKDNKFLENNNYTKEEVLSGFKQLLMKSGYSDLLYLLK